Proteins encoded in a region of the Candidatus Nanosynbacter sp. HMT-352 genome:
- a CDS encoding G5 domain-containing protein, translating to MGIRLQAKHYSKKITFVSGAILMLVGGLFFVNQALADATKPAAKADEKLVTIYDRGVEKTIVTKARTIREALKLAKFSIDERQDVVEPSLDSEMVAEKYNINIFRARPITIVDGNKRLKITTAEQTPALIAKAAGIEVFEEDKTTLTNSDNMAVDGANIVMKVDRASMINFVLYGKESVIRTHAKTVGELLKEKNINPKKDDTLSVDRLAKIIPGMKIELWRNGKQTITAEEDVKFEVEKVQDANRDSGYREVKQAGENGKKNVTYEIEMKNGVEVSRKEIASVVTKEPKKQIEIVGTKVSLPSGSHSDWMSAAGISPDDYGYVNFIFTKESTWRTTARNGQYAGLGQTNINKLSQACPNWQSDPVCQIRVFNNYAVSRYGSWAGAYNAWNRQKWW from the coding sequence ATGGGTATAAGATTACAAGCAAAACACTATTCTAAGAAAATTACGTTTGTTTCTGGCGCGATATTGATGCTGGTCGGCGGTTTATTTTTTGTTAATCAAGCATTAGCTGACGCTACTAAGCCAGCAGCCAAGGCTGACGAAAAGTTGGTAACGATTTACGACAGAGGCGTAGAAAAGACGATTGTTACAAAAGCGAGGACGATTCGCGAGGCTTTGAAATTGGCTAAGTTTTCTATTGATGAACGCCAAGACGTAGTCGAGCCGAGTCTTGATTCGGAGATGGTGGCGGAGAAGTACAATATTAACATTTTCCGCGCTCGTCCAATAACAATTGTCGATGGAAATAAACGCCTGAAAATAACCACTGCCGAACAAACACCAGCTTTGATCGCGAAGGCTGCTGGAATTGAAGTTTTTGAAGAGGACAAAACTACTCTAACTAATTCCGATAATATGGCGGTTGATGGCGCAAATATAGTAATGAAAGTTGACAGGGCCTCGATGATTAATTTTGTACTTTACGGCAAAGAATCTGTCATTCGCACACATGCTAAGACGGTTGGCGAGCTATTGAAAGAGAAGAATATTAACCCAAAGAAAGATGATACGCTATCTGTGGATCGTTTGGCAAAAATTATTCCCGGAATGAAAATTGAACTTTGGCGTAATGGCAAGCAAACCATAACAGCAGAAGAAGATGTAAAATTTGAGGTTGAAAAAGTTCAAGACGCGAATCGAGATTCGGGATATCGCGAAGTAAAACAAGCGGGCGAGAATGGTAAGAAGAATGTTACTTATGAAATCGAAATGAAGAACGGTGTGGAGGTGAGCCGTAAGGAAATTGCTAGTGTTGTAACAAAAGAGCCAAAGAAGCAGATTGAGATTGTGGGGACGAAAGTTAGCCTACCTTCTGGATCTCATTCGGATTGGATGTCTGCGGCTGGCATTAGTCCTGATGATTATGGCTACGTGAACTTCATTTTTACGAAAGAGTCAACTTGGCGAACAACGGCTAGGAATGGGCAATATGCTGGGCTCGGTCAGACGAATATAAATAAGCTTTCTCAGGCTTGTCCAAACTGGCAAAGTGATCCAGTTTGCCAGATTAGAGTTTTCAATAATTATGCCGTAAGTAGATATGGTAGTTGGGCTGGGGCTTACAATGCATGGAATCGCCAAAAATGGTGGTAG
- a CDS encoding ATP-dependent helicase: MSNFTDGLNSEQARAVTHADGPLLILAGAGSGKTKTLTHRIAYLIGELKIFPSRILAVTFTNKAAKEMRQRLAQILGEDSENRQFMPWMGTFHSICVRMLRMDGENIDLNKRFLIYDTDDQISLMKQIMKARGLTDKDIKPRAVLSVISNAKNEMRNAEDFSASTRGPREQKIAELFFAYEKALKDASALDFDDLLIKTVELLRNKPDIRHKWQQQFEHILIDEYQDTNAVQYALIKLLVNSRRNLCVVGDDAQSIYSFRGADYTNILNFERDFPGTTVVKLEQNYRSTGAILNMANALISHNIHRTDKNLWTANGDGIEPKLWQLYNESEEALAIANEIQAQIANGRQYGDVAVLYRTNAQSYAIERALRQSYIPYKIVGGLRFLDRAVVKDLLAYLRLLYQPSDRVSFLRIVNTPKRGVGAVSISKFLDWNDASGKDIISGLLAVEEADTLTTRAKRPLLEFGQKLHDLQQEIDGSPAELIEKIMKSTGYEDFINDGTPQAEERMENIGVLLSEAKAYVDVATFLEEMALMSSTDTTVDQQVTLMTLHAAKGLEFPVVFLAGLEEGILPHARVFDSGNADDVEEERRLCYVGVTRAREELFVSCASSRTQFGQIGYNMPSRFLDEMGLIAGGVDRPAQLIVEPDFYSEDIGLEVGDRVRSPSFGSGEIIDSEGLSVTVRFDNGNIKKLNVEFARLEKI; this comes from the coding sequence ATGTCTAATTTTACTGACGGATTAAATAGCGAGCAGGCTCGAGCGGTGACGCACGCTGATGGGCCACTGTTGATTTTGGCTGGAGCTGGATCTGGAAAGACTAAAACTCTGACCCATAGAATTGCCTATTTGATTGGCGAGTTGAAAATATTTCCTAGTCGAATATTGGCGGTTACATTTACTAATAAAGCTGCGAAGGAAATGCGTCAGCGATTGGCGCAAATATTGGGTGAAGATTCTGAAAATCGGCAATTTATGCCGTGGATGGGAACTTTTCACAGTATTTGCGTGCGAATGTTGCGGATGGATGGTGAAAATATTGACCTGAACAAGCGATTCTTAATTTACGACACCGACGACCAAATAAGCTTGATGAAGCAAATTATGAAGGCTCGCGGCTTGACGGATAAAGACATTAAACCTCGAGCTGTACTTTCGGTTATTTCAAACGCTAAAAATGAAATGCGAAATGCTGAGGATTTTTCCGCTTCGACTCGCGGTCCAAGAGAACAAAAAATAGCTGAATTGTTTTTTGCTTATGAAAAAGCTCTGAAAGATGCTTCGGCTTTGGATTTTGACGATTTATTGATAAAAACCGTGGAATTATTGAGAAATAAGCCAGACATTCGTCATAAATGGCAACAGCAATTCGAGCATATTCTGATTGACGAGTATCAGGACACGAATGCAGTGCAGTATGCGCTAATTAAGCTGCTGGTGAATTCGCGTCGCAATTTATGTGTGGTTGGTGATGACGCTCAGTCGATTTATAGTTTTCGCGGGGCTGATTATACTAATATTCTCAATTTTGAGCGTGATTTTCCGGGCACGACGGTGGTTAAGTTGGAGCAAAATTATCGTTCGACTGGCGCGATTTTGAATATGGCAAATGCGCTGATTAGTCATAATATTCATAGAACTGATAAAAATTTATGGACGGCGAATGGCGACGGTATTGAGCCAAAATTATGGCAATTATACAATGAGTCTGAGGAGGCTTTAGCGATTGCGAATGAGATTCAGGCGCAAATTGCGAACGGCCGTCAATACGGCGACGTGGCGGTGTTATACCGAACGAATGCGCAAAGTTACGCAATTGAGCGAGCCTTGCGTCAGAGCTATATTCCGTATAAAATCGTCGGCGGTCTGCGATTTTTGGATCGAGCGGTCGTTAAGGATCTATTGGCATATCTTCGATTGTTATATCAGCCGAGTGATCGAGTTAGTTTTTTGCGAATTGTGAATACGCCAAAACGCGGTGTTGGAGCAGTAAGTATTTCTAAGTTTCTGGACTGGAATGACGCGTCAGGGAAAGATATAATTAGCGGGTTGCTGGCGGTTGAGGAGGCGGATACTTTGACAACGCGCGCAAAGCGTCCGTTGCTAGAGTTTGGTCAAAAATTGCACGATTTGCAGCAGGAAATTGACGGATCTCCAGCCGAACTGATTGAAAAAATCATGAAAAGTACTGGCTATGAAGATTTTATAAACGACGGAACGCCGCAAGCTGAGGAGCGAATGGAAAATATCGGGGTGCTTTTATCGGAAGCGAAGGCTTACGTTGATGTGGCGACGTTTTTGGAAGAGATGGCTTTGATGTCTTCGACGGACACAACTGTCGATCAGCAAGTGACGCTCATGACGCTTCATGCGGCTAAAGGCTTGGAGTTTCCGGTGGTTTTTTTGGCGGGACTGGAAGAGGGGATTTTGCCGCACGCAAGAGTGTTTGATAGCGGCAATGCTGATGACGTCGAAGAGGAGCGCAGGTTGTGCTATGTTGGTGTAACTCGGGCGAGGGAAGAATTGTTCGTTAGTTGTGCTAGTTCTCGGACGCAATTTGGTCAGATTGGCTATAACATGCCATCGAGGTTTTTGGACGAGATGGGCTTGATAGCTGGTGGTGTTGATAGGCCAGCTCAGCTGATCGTAGAACCTGATTTTTATTCGGAAGATATTGGTTTGGAAGTTGGTGATCGAGTTCGCAGTCCGAGTTTTGGTTCGGGGGAAATTATTGATAGCGAAGGGCTGAGTGTTACGGTTCGATTTGACAATGGGAATATTAAGAAATTGAATGTCGAGTTCGCACGCTTGGAGAAAATTTGA
- the tpiA gene encoding triose-phosphate isomerase, with amino-acid sequence MRKKLIIGNWKMNFNMQEASLYLHKLMNTLPSHRDVEVVLAPTILTLQSLSLQINRRIAKLAAQNCYWRDSGAYTGEIPAAHLRGIADYVLIGHSERRYIFIESEKDIRLKVQAAIRNRIHPVLCVGETIQEKTLGETKDVLADQLTSGLANVTADELGEVVVAYEPIWAIGTGDSARVSDVKKATQMIRRHISHLYGKKAAESVRIVYGGSITLMNAVDYLAIDELDGLLVGTASLDVHQFKEIISKAHKG; translated from the coding sequence ATGAGAAAAAAGTTAATCATCGGTAACTGGAAAATGAACTTCAATATGCAGGAGGCTAGCTTATATTTGCATAAGCTAATGAATACACTACCTTCGCACAGGGATGTTGAAGTGGTGCTGGCGCCTACTATTCTGACACTGCAGAGTTTGAGTTTGCAAATTAATCGTCGGATCGCCAAGTTGGCAGCTCAGAATTGCTATTGGCGAGATTCGGGCGCGTACACAGGAGAAATTCCAGCAGCGCATCTTCGTGGAATTGCCGATTATGTATTGATTGGACATTCGGAGCGTCGCTATATTTTCATTGAAAGCGAAAAAGATATTCGACTTAAAGTTCAAGCGGCAATTCGAAATCGTATTCATCCAGTTCTATGTGTAGGTGAGACGATTCAAGAAAAAACTCTTGGCGAAACGAAGGATGTTTTGGCTGATCAATTGACTAGCGGTCTGGCTAACGTGACAGCGGACGAACTGGGTGAGGTAGTTGTCGCGTATGAGCCGATTTGGGCAATCGGTACTGGTGATAGTGCTAGGGTATCTGATGTAAAAAAGGCTACGCAGATGATTCGACGACATATTTCTCACTTGTATGGTAAAAAAGCGGCAGAATCAGTGAGAATTGTATATGGCGGCAGTATTACACTAATGAATGCCGTAGATTATTTGGCAATTGATGAACTTGATGGTTTGTTGGTTGGTACAGCTAGTTTGGATGTACATCAGTTTAAGGAGATAATCTCAAAAGCACATAAAGGTTAA
- the rsmA gene encoding 16S rRNA (adenine(1518)-N(6)/adenine(1519)-N(6))-dimethyltransferase RsmA — translation MASSHGPKKSLGQHWLKDPEILADIAEAAELTCDDVVLEIGPGLGTLTSRLLARANSVTAVEFDTDLARKLPGQFPGKKLTVVNQDILQFDLNQLPKNYKVVANVPYYITSKIVEKLMTAENKPSVAVLLVQKEVAERIAAEAGNMSILSVSVQIFAEAELDIEVPRQFFTPPPKVDSQVVVLRTRNNPLITPEDQRDFFRIVKAGFSAKRKKLRSSLSGGLGIDKSAVEELLKNAGISPDARAEDLAIEDWKRLLKKWRN, via the coding sequence ATGGCTTCTTCTCATGGACCAAAAAAATCGCTCGGACAGCACTGGCTGAAGGATCCGGAGATTTTAGCGGATATTGCTGAAGCGGCCGAATTGACGTGTGATGATGTCGTATTGGAGATCGGCCCGGGGCTAGGCACCTTGACTAGTCGCTTGTTGGCTCGGGCTAATTCGGTGACCGCCGTGGAATTTGACACAGATTTGGCGCGAAAATTACCAGGGCAATTTCCGGGTAAGAAATTAACTGTCGTGAATCAAGATATATTGCAATTTGATCTGAACCAATTGCCAAAAAATTACAAAGTCGTAGCTAACGTCCCGTATTACATTACCAGCAAAATTGTTGAAAAATTGATGACCGCGGAAAATAAGCCGAGCGTCGCAGTGCTATTGGTACAAAAAGAAGTTGCCGAGAGAATTGCGGCAGAGGCTGGGAATATGAGTATTCTGTCTGTGAGCGTTCAGATTTTTGCCGAAGCGGAGCTGGATATTGAAGTTCCTAGGCAGTTTTTTACGCCACCACCAAAGGTTGACTCGCAGGTTGTGGTTTTAAGAACTCGTAATAATCCGTTAATTACTCCAGAAGATCAGAGAGATTTTTTCCGCATTGTTAAGGCAGGATTTTCTGCAAAGCGTAAGAAGTTGCGTTCTAGCTTGAGCGGTGGGCTGGGGATTGATAAAAGTGCCGTGGAAGAATTGCTGAAAAATGCAGGAATTTCACCAGATGCTCGTGCTGAAGATTTGGCGATTGAAGATTGGAAGAGGTTGCTGAAAAAGTGGCGGAATTAA
- a CDS encoding G5 domain-containing protein: protein MIMRAKGLFFGKIIGLAVLVAIATPMVSFADGKTSGEHLVRIYDRGEEKTIITSALTVRQALRAAKITIDEKIDAVEPNIDMELTGAKYQVNIFRARPITIVDGNKRLKITTAEQTPALIAKAAGLTLYREDKTHFTNSDDLLVNGVGLVMKIERSKQRTITEEADVNFDIEQIKDDSQPIGFKSVKQLGEKGVRKVTYQVEVENEREISRKEVASEITKQPKKQIEIIGTKPKNPLTKSKGAQIFTDSKGVAHRETYYDLPMNIVIKACGSGGTYTVRADGAKVDKDGYILVAANYGNYPRCSVVETSMGPGKVYDTGGFAVKHPHGFDLATDWTNGDGR from the coding sequence ATGATTATGCGCGCAAAAGGTTTATTTTTTGGAAAAATTATTGGATTAGCTGTGTTGGTTGCGATTGCGACTCCAATGGTTTCGTTTGCTGACGGAAAGACTTCTGGTGAGCATTTGGTTCGTATTTATGATCGCGGCGAAGAAAAGACTATTATCACAAGCGCATTGACTGTTCGACAGGCCTTGCGCGCAGCTAAGATTACGATTGACGAAAAGATTGATGCGGTTGAACCGAATATTGATATGGAATTGACCGGCGCAAAATACCAGGTCAATATTTTCCGTGCTCGTCCAATAACAATCGTCGATGGAAATAAACGCCTGAAAATAACCACTGCCGAACAAACACCAGCTTTGATTGCGAAGGCTGCTGGGCTGACTTTATATCGCGAAGATAAGACACATTTTACGAATTCTGACGATCTTTTGGTAAATGGTGTTGGTTTGGTGATGAAGATTGAGCGATCAAAACAGCGAACGATAACCGAAGAAGCTGATGTTAATTTTGATATTGAGCAGATTAAGGACGATTCTCAGCCGATTGGATTTAAGAGTGTTAAGCAGCTTGGGGAAAAAGGTGTGCGGAAGGTGACTTATCAGGTTGAGGTAGAGAATGAGCGCGAGATTAGTCGTAAGGAAGTTGCTAGCGAAATCACAAAGCAGCCAAAGAAGCAGATTGAAATAATTGGTACGAAGCCTAAAAATCCATTGACGAAAAGCAAGGGCGCGCAGATATTTACCGATTCTAAGGGTGTAGCACATCGCGAGACGTATTATGATTTGCCGATGAATATTGTGATAAAAGCTTGTGGCAGCGGCGGTACTTATACGGTGCGGGCGGATGGCGCGAAGGTTGATAAGGATGGCTATATTTTGGTGGCGGCCAATTATGGTAATTATCCACGATGTTCGGTGGTTGAGACCAGCATGGGTCCGGGCAAGGTTTACGATACTGGCGGATTTGCAGTTAAGCATCCGCACGGATTCGACTTGGCGACTGACTGGACTAATGGGGATGGGCGCTAA